DNA sequence from the Vicia villosa cultivar HV-30 ecotype Madison, WI linkage group LG3, Vvil1.0, whole genome shotgun sequence genome:
aatttaaataaGATGTTCAAGACTTGGAGACGAGATTTAAAAATACATGACTTTATAAGCGGAAGTAAGATAAAGTATATGAAATGTAAGTTAAGTAAAAGGAGAAGCGTTTATTATCTAAAGGTGAAAATTGAAGGTCATATCATCGCACAAGTCATGCGGTTTAAATATCTTGGGTTCGTAATATAAAATATTGGAGAAATAAAAGGGATGTAAACCAAGGAGTTCAATTTTGGCGGCTGAAATGAAGGAGTACTTAAGAGATTTTATGTGACACTAAGTACTGCTCAAGCTGAAAAATTTCTTTTATCGACCTACGGTAAAGACCTGCGATATTATATGGAACACAATGTTGGAGAGTTAAGATTAACACAACATAATAAGATTAAAGATGACAATATTATAGAAAATGTTGAAATAACACCTATAGTGGAAAAAGTTGTATAAAATAGATTTAAGTGTTTTGAACATATAGAAAAAGACTTATAGATTAAGTAATAAAAAGACTAGATCAAATGGAGAGAAATGAAGGAAGACCTAAAAAAGTTttaagaaaattattaaaaaaagatctctaaattaataatttggaTGATAGAATATTAAGACAAATGTTGATTTtaccattttgttttttttttttaccattcaCATATGATTATTTTTGTTGTCTAGTAGTAATCTTTTCAAGTGTGATATGATTTTTGTTGTCTAGTCTAGTAGTAATCTTTTCAAGTGTGATATGATTTTAAAGTATGATTATATTATGATTTCTCAAAAAAGCTTATTCAACAACTTCACCCGTTATCAGGGCTAGGGTACATTGCAGACTGTCCAAATCAATGCATCTTCAACTCCAATCTTAAAACAATTAATGCAAAACTTGAATTGCTAGACAAGAAATTTACAAGAGCCAATATCACACATTTCATAGGTAAACTTTAAAGATAGAAAGACAATTGGCAAGAGTATCTCaataaataacaaaatcaaaaccaatggaaagaagaaaaaaagaataaagtCACATAAATCAAGTGGAAATCCATACAATTCATGATCATAATGGAAATGCAAAACCCATTGCAATTGAAACTGAGGCAGCAAATAGCCACATCAAATTGACCGGCGACCAATCTTGAGCACCACTGCATTCATCATTAGCTCCGCTATAGCAACCTGGTTTTGTTGCTTTAGCCACACCACCCTCAAAAGCAAAGGTGCTATTAGGTTTACCATTGCCAAACAACACACACCAGAAATAAGGAGACCCTCCATCAGTACCTGTAACAGCAGCACCCACCTGAGTGTGGTTCTTACTGTATAGCAGGTCTAAGCTTTTCTGGTTTCTTATCAAGATTTCTGAAAACGCCTCCGGTGCATGAACATACTTAGTCTGGCACCCCAAGAAACGACCGGTTATAACAGCAAGAGTTGTCGCCTTAACACCACAGGTTGGGGCAAAGACTTCAACAAATTGAGACTCCGGAGGTTTCTTGGCATCAGATCCACCAACAGCACCACAATCACCCTGATATGCCTTAATGTATTGTAGAGCGAGACATGCAAGCCCGGGATTGTCATATAGAGATGAATCCTTGTGAGCAGTTCTGTTTTTGTTAATCTCAGCTACTAACTTGTCTGCAGGGTTAGCAGTAACATTGGCTGCATAGTGGTTTTCAAAATGTCACCCAGTGAGAATTTAGAAAACACACAGTGACAGTGAGTATATACTAGTTAATGCAATAAAAGAAATTTAATCATATATAGTATGTAAAGAAAAATGTACTGGTATATTCACAAAAGGGCCGCAAGAGGCGGCACAAGAGTTTTCGAAGGACATGCGATGCAATATATCTCTCCAGCAAGTGTCCTAATCGCCCATTTATTGGAACGTGCGCCCCTTATCTGTAATGGTCGCCCGCTAATTGAAATACTTGCACATTGATGAAGACACAGGGAATGACATGTCCTTACTTAGAAATTGCTTAGTAAGAAGAGTACAGGTCATGTTCTCTAGTGTAATAGGAGAAATAACTATAAATTCCCAAGCTCATGAGAGATAAAGGAGTTGTTAGTGCTTTCTTGGGTTTTAAGACCCAAACCCAAGAGGCTCTTATAAATACCTCAACTCTAAGGTTGAGGAAGGACATTCAATTCACTCATAAGACACCAATAAACATAGCTCCTCACCGTCCCTGAGTGAGTTTGCTTTGATACCACAACAATCCTAAAACTCTCTGACAGCCCCTATACAACTAGGCGTTGTCACACATTGTACATTTAGCAAGTACAAAATATAACGACGAGTCCGCAAATCCTATCTCAACTAACAAAAATCAATATTGTTAGGTTGAACACCATCATCCAGATTGGAACCCAGAACCTCGGAAAGAGTTTTTAGTGATTATTACTCATTCTGATTCCTACAGTTAACTAATTAGCATAAGATAATAATATAGTTGAAACTTTCTTACATCTGAATTATAAGAAACTTCTATACCAACCAAGATTCAACAATATTGAAAAATGAAACTATTTTTCCCTAGCAATTAAGATCTAGTCACAGCTGGCAGGTTTACTGTGAAATGCCGGCATTGTAAAACTCATTTCATCTCAAAGGAGCAAACATTGATACAGATCACAAAAATTAACAGCAAAGGTatttaaaatcacatttttagaaAGCGATTCTATAATAGATCAAACTGAGTAACAGCAAGATTCCaaatcttgaatcaaaaccaGTAGATAAAAAGTAAAAAGAACTTATTCAAGACTTACTTTGAGTAACAGCGGCAGTAGAGCCCGTAGAAGcagcaagaaagaagaaaaagatgaagaaaagaaagcaGACAGTGAAAGTTTTAGGCATTGTTACTGTTTCAGAGGAAACAGAGAATGAAGATAGATCTGTGTGTTGTTATTATGTCTGTTTCTGTGTTGAAAATCCACCAAACGAGTGGGTCTTTGGTAGCTCAAGGTAGGTTCTTAaagtttctggaagtttaattattATGAGATTATTATAACTTATAAGGAAGAAAGTACGTTTCAATTAGGAAACTATACTCATTTCATGTTAgtgattttataattaaattagttCATAATCTGTCGGCGTGGTTAGGTTTATTATTGTAATTCAAAAAGAGGAATCAGCAAATTATCATTTGAAGATttttaagagtttttttttttctcttttcctaATACTGCTTTTAATGGCACGTGattttattagttaattaattagtgaCAAATAAGTTTCAAATTTGTTAGtacaatttgtttttttataagcaaactTGGGGCAGGGCATTAGTTAGGGATATTAAAAAACAAAGACTCCGGAAACAACACCAATCAATTTAAAGAGATTCTTTTTTATTATTGAGTTAAATCAAACTACTCTGGCAAAGCATTATCGTCTCTCTAAAAGACAAATgctaccaatcgttagttggtccagtggtgattggcgctggacttggtagggagaaccacggttcgatcccccgcaactgcgatcgggagggggatgaaaccacttgatgccagaactcgcccccgaaccggactaaaccggtggtataaagccaaaaaaaaaaaaaagacaaatgctctgctttttttttttttttttaaagtttcatCCTTTCTTTCTTAAATTCAAAGTTGTTTTTCCTAATGTAACCTCAAATTTACGCTGGTGCGATCAGTCATCTTGGTCGCGTCACCGTCAAACCCCTTTTGATGGGGTTGTTTTTTTACCTTGCCGACGACGAATGGTGCGCAACGGTGGTTTCTTTCTCGCTAGGGTCGTGTGTGTTTTCAGTTCTTCGACATAGGCAAGTTTGTGTTTTCAATGCAAGTTTGGTGTCCTTATCTTTTGATGTTCTGATTGTTTATAGATCTGTTGAGATCTGCAGATTTCGAGTTTTAAGGTTTGCCTCCTTTGCATCGATGTCGACTTTATATCTATATCAATCATTGTGATTGATATCAGATTGAGTGGATATCCATATCATTTTTTGATAGTGGATTATTTGGCTCGAGAGAGTCATTTTGCTTACTGTTTTTAACATAGGGATTTTGTGGTATATTGATACAGTGGGTTGTTGGGGTATGGACTTGTTTCTGTGTTGGCGGTAAAGTTCATTCGCTATTCTTGAAGATTTGGATTATGTGTTTATCAATTCacaaactactatttttttacaATTCGGTTTCGAGCCTGTACGCGGGTACGTTGGATTGTACTTGTAGTGCGTGTTTGTTAACTAAAAATTAAGATCTAGATTTTCTTTATTTACCCTTTAAGGTTGCTCTCTCTATtttttggttgtatgtttttacTGGGTTTTAGTTTTTGTCCCCTTAGATCTTTGTATtctgctttttatttttatatatttgcaGGATtctgagaagaaaaaaaactactCCTAAGTtctaaccttgatcaaatgaataACTCCTTAATGTTAACAAAAGCATCATGCAAAAGGAGTAACATGGTACGAGGATCTGAGAACAAAAATTCATGTTGAATCTTGACATGTAAGGTTTATGGAATTATCATCATAAACAATGTATACTTCTAGGGATGACAATGGACAGGATTAGGACAAAGAACTATAGTACCCATCCGCATACTTGCGGTTCGAAAAAATCTCTGTGCCCGAGTCCATATCTGCGTGGACACCAATGTTCATACCCATACTAGTGCCCTATGGGTATCTCAATATCCATACTCGTACTCGTTTACCTGAGTGTgtagtaaaattaaatcaattaattataaaatattatataacttaatttttttaataatattaaaaaattatggatgttattgttgacttaagaaataaataaatatttttattaaaatgtgtaatagtttaatagcgatatatttttttaaaatttgacgaatgtgcattttttatataataatataaatgacattatatAAATAAGTAATGTGGGTATGGGGCGGGGTGGGTAGTAAGGTACTCGTGCCCGCGCCCATATTCGCTTATTTTAATGGGTAGTTATTCGTGCCTGTACCTATTTTGCGGATTTTTATCCTATTCGTTGTGGGCATTTTTTGCGGGTATCCATAAGGTATGAGCCAAAATTTCATCCCTATATACATCATTGCCACGCGCAACTACTGTTGTGTCTTTATTATTTCTCTTCTCATTACCTTCATCTATTTTCCTTGAATATTTTCTTTTGAGAAACTTGCAATTCATTTTTATGCATCCCACCTTGCCATAATTGTAGCATATAATTTCTTTTCTAGTTATTGACTTGCTTCTTGATTTGCTGCGACTCTCAGATTTGTCACACTTATGAAAATTTCTAGTTTTGCTTGCGCAACAATCGGAGGGTCGAGTATGGAGCATTCTACTTTGTGGGACTTTTCTTTGAACAACACACCTTTGTGAAATACACACCACTTATtcacccaaaatcttaaggtgatcggtgagtgggttctcccacttataaatgctcaagtcaccacattcctatcCAATGTGGGGCTATTATCCATACTACTCACACTTTCTACATTCTCATCACTTTCACTCGAGTGCGAGTCTATCCACAATTCTCCCCCTCAAATGGAAGCTCTTTCTTCCACATACACTTATACCACCGTTGACTTTCTTTAATGGGACACCCCTATAGGCATTTCGATACAAGTAAGCTGATCCCTTTCTCGAAACCAAAGGCTCTGAGACCATTTGTTGATTCACGAGGATGAGCATTTAACATTGGGCCAAGAGCAACACACaagtgagagacacaccacttattcatccaaaaccttaaggttttgggtgaataagtggtgagtctctcacaaaggtgtgttgtTTAAAGAAAATTTCCATAAAGTAGAATGCTCCTCGCTCAACCCCCTGATTGTTGCGCCAATAAATAGgtcatctcacttataaagtgctcaaCCTTCACTATTCTAAGCAATGCAGGACTAACAACTTACCCTTGTGCATAAAAATCGTCCCCTCAAAGTGTGAGTCCATCTACTATGCGCCCCTCAAGCGGAAGCTctttcatccacatacacttgtaccgcCGTTGCAAACACTACAATAGGACACGCCGCCTGACCGCGATATTGTCAAGAAGATGTTTGATACAAGGAGTCGATCCCTTAATTAAACCATCATATCTGATACCATTGTTGAGTCATCACGAGGAGCATCCACATTGGGTCAAGAGCAACACACAAGTgaaagagacaccacatattcacccaaaaccttaaggtgataggtgtatgggtcatctcacttataaagtgctcaacctccacttttccaagcaatgtgggactaacaaCTCACATTTGTGCACAACAAtcccccctcaagtgtgagtccatcaCTATGTTACCCTTAAGCGGAAACTctttcatccacatacacttgtaccgcCATTGCAGGCACTACAACGGAACACGCCGCCTGACCACCACCTTGTCAGGAAGACTTTCGATACAAGGAGTCAGTCCCTTAATTGAACCATCAGCTCTAATACCACTGTTAG
Encoded proteins:
- the LOC131655206 gene encoding uncharacterized protein LOC131655206, which encodes MPKTFTVCFLFFIFFFFLAASTGSTAAVTQTNVTANPADKLVAEINKNRTAHKDSSLYDNPGLACLALQYIKAYQGDCGAVGGSDAKKPPESQFVEVFAPTCGVKATTLAVITGRFLGCQTKYVHAPEAFSEILIRNQKSLDLLYSKNHTQVGAAVTGTDGGSPYFWCVLFGNGKPNSTFAFEGGVAKATKPGCYSGANDECSGAQDWSPVNLMWLFAASVSIAMGFAFPL